One Faecalicatena sp. Marseille-Q4148 DNA window includes the following coding sequences:
- a CDS encoding CoA activase, with protein sequence MNYVGIDIGSTASKVVVRTGGKELHFVMPTGWSSKETTLVIQDRLQEAGVDVLADDTKVVATGYGRVAVDFADYVITEITCHARGGRELGSTDCAVVDVGGQDTKVILLENGMVSDFLMNDKCSAGTGKFLEIMANRLGVTLQDLFALAAKGEVIPISSLCTVFAESEVINYIGEGKKREDIAAGVVDSVASKVAQLCQRKNLPEEVILTGGLSDSEYFTEVLSGKIGRKVKRNEFGRFAGALGASLLAEEKSRKK encoded by the coding sequence ATGAATTATGTAGGAATTGATATTGGTTCAACTGCATCAAAAGTTGTTGTCAGAACAGGCGGAAAAGAACTGCATTTTGTGATGCCGACAGGATGGAGCAGTAAGGAAACGACACTGGTTATTCAAGACAGACTTCAGGAAGCCGGCGTGGACGTGCTTGCAGATGATACGAAAGTTGTTGCCACCGGCTATGGACGTGTGGCGGTAGATTTTGCGGATTATGTAATTACAGAGATTACCTGCCATGCAAGAGGCGGACGGGAACTTGGAAGTACAGACTGTGCTGTTGTTGATGTTGGCGGCCAGGATACGAAAGTGATTCTTCTGGAGAATGGAATGGTGTCAGATTTCCTAATGAATGATAAATGTTCCGCAGGAACCGGAAAATTTCTGGAAATCATGGCGAACCGGCTTGGCGTAACACTTCAGGATCTGTTTGCTCTGGCAGCAAAAGGAGAAGTGATTCCGATCAGTTCGCTCTGTACAGTTTTTGCAGAATCAGAGGTCATTAACTATATCGGAGAAGGAAAGAAACGGGAAGATATCGCAGCCGGTGTTGTAGATTCTGTTGCTTCAAAAGTAGCGCAGCTCTGTCAGAGAAAGAATCTTCCGGAGGAAGTCATTTTGACAGGGGGATTAAGTGACAGTGAGTATTTTACTGAAGTACTTTCCGGAAAGATCGGACGCAAGGTAAAGAGAAATGAATTCGGGCGGTTTGCCGGAGCGCTTGGTGCATCACTGCTTGCCGAAGAAAAATCAAGAAAAAAATAG
- a CDS encoding 2-hydroxyacyl-CoA dehydratase — MEIIKELPEIFEEFAEQRKNSFLAMKQLKDKGVPVVGAYCTYFPQEIALAMGAATVGLCSTSDETISEAEKVLPKNLCPLIKSSYGFAATDKCPFFYFSDVVVGETTCDGKKKMYEYMSEFKDVYLMELPNSQSEDALVLWKKEMIKFKEYLEKKFETTITEDQIREAIKMNNRGRRSLRKLYEVMKHDPAPIKGQDLFKVLYGSGFKFDRSKIPAEVDALVEKIEREYAEGKMEEKKPRILVTGCPIGGATEKVIRAIEDNGGIVVTYENCGGAKSIDKLVDEENPDVYDALARRYLDIGCSVMTPNPNRLELLGRLIDEYQVDGVVEMVLQACHTYNVEAYGIRRFVNEKKGIPYIGVETDYSQADIGQLNTRIAAFIEML; from the coding sequence ATGGAAATTATTAAAGAGCTTCCGGAAATTTTTGAGGAATTTGCAGAACAGAGAAAGAATTCATTTTTAGCAATGAAACAACTGAAGGACAAAGGTGTGCCGGTAGTCGGTGCATATTGTACATATTTTCCACAGGAGATTGCGCTGGCGATGGGAGCAGCTACAGTAGGACTTTGCTCCACATCTGATGAGACGATTTCTGAAGCGGAGAAGGTGCTTCCAAAGAATCTTTGTCCATTGATCAAATCCAGTTATGGTTTTGCAGCTACAGATAAATGTCCATTTTTCTACTTTTCAGATGTTGTCGTAGGCGAGACAACATGTGACGGTAAGAAGAAAATGTATGAATATATGTCAGAGTTCAAAGATGTGTATCTTATGGAGCTTCCAAATTCTCAGAGTGAAGATGCACTTGTACTCTGGAAGAAGGAAATGATCAAATTCAAAGAATATCTTGAAAAGAAATTTGAGACAACGATTACAGAAGATCAGATTCGCGAAGCGATTAAGATGAACAACCGTGGAAGACGTTCTCTCAGAAAATTATATGAAGTGATGAAGCATGATCCGGCTCCGATCAAAGGTCAGGATCTCTTTAAAGTACTGTACGGAAGCGGATTCAAGTTTGACCGTTCAAAGATTCCGGCAGAAGTAGATGCACTTGTTGAGAAGATTGAGAGAGAATATGCAGAAGGAAAGATGGAAGAGAAAAAACCGCGTATTCTTGTGACAGGATGTCCGATCGGAGGAGCAACAGAGAAGGTTATCAGAGCAATTGAAGATAACGGAGGAATTGTTGTAACATATGAGAACTGCGGCGGAGCAAAATCTATTGATAAGCTGGTAGATGAAGAGAATCCGGATGTTTACGATGCACTGGCTCGCCGGTATCTGGATATCGGATGTTCTGTTATGACACCGAATCCAAACCGTCTGGAACTGCTTGGCAGATTGATTGATGAATATCAGGTAGACGGCGTTGTGGAGATGGTACTTCAGGCATGTCATACATATAATGTGGAAGCTTACGGTATCCGCAGATTTGTAAATGAGAAGAAGGGAATCCCGTATATCGGAGTGGAGACAGATTATTCACAGGCAGATATCGGACAGTTAAATACGAGAATTGCAGCATTTATCGAGATGCTGTAA
- a CDS encoding permease: protein MDMREIGLFFQNQILGMHWLKELIQNLLELTGISAQSIVGGMLNFFFYDLIKIFILLSVLIFGISYIQSYFPPERSKKLLGRFQGIKGNVIGALLGTVTPFCSCSSIPIFMGFTSAGLPLGVTFSFLISSPMVDLGSLALLMSIFGGKIALAYVIVGLIVAVVGGSLIEKLHLEQEVEDYIRQAASMDAELPELTVKDRLEYAKEQVKSTIRKVAPYIFAGVAIGAMIHNLIPEAWVEQILGSNRFYSVPLAVLVGVPMYADIFGTIPVAESLLMKGAGLGTILAFMMAVTTLSLPSLVMLSKAVKRKLLLIFTGIVTVGIILVGYLFNAGAWFFLS from the coding sequence ATTGATATGAGGGAGATTGGATTATTTTTTCAGAATCAGATACTTGGAATGCACTGGCTCAAAGAACTGATCCAAAATCTGCTGGAGCTGACAGGAATCTCGGCACAATCGATCGTGGGAGGAATGTTGAATTTCTTTTTCTATGATCTGATTAAAATATTTATTTTGCTGTCGGTGCTGATTTTTGGAATTTCTTATATTCAAAGTTATTTTCCGCCGGAGCGCAGTAAGAAGCTGCTTGGAAGATTTCAGGGAATCAAAGGGAATGTGATCGGCGCTTTGCTGGGAACCGTAACGCCATTTTGTTCTTGCTCTTCGATTCCGATCTTTATGGGATTTACAAGCGCAGGACTGCCCCTCGGAGTGACTTTTTCTTTTCTCATTTCATCTCCGATGGTGGATCTCGGCTCCCTTGCACTTCTGATGAGTATTTTTGGCGGAAAGATTGCACTTGCCTATGTCATTGTTGGCCTGATTGTGGCGGTTGTCGGAGGAAGCCTGATTGAAAAGCTGCATTTGGAGCAGGAAGTAGAAGACTATATCCGACAGGCGGCGAGCATGGATGCAGAACTTCCGGAACTGACAGTCAAAGACCGGCTGGAATATGCGAAAGAGCAGGTAAAGTCAACGATACGAAAAGTTGCCCCGTATATTTTTGCCGGGGTAGCGATCGGTGCAATGATCCATAATCTTATTCCGGAAGCCTGGGTAGAACAGATTCTCGGCAGTAATCGTTTTTACTCCGTGCCGCTTGCAGTTCTTGTGGGTGTTCCTATGTATGCAGATATTTTTGGAACAATTCCGGTTGCAGAAAGTCTCTTGATGAAGGGGGCAGGTCTGGGAACAATACTGGCGTTCATGATGGCAGTCACGACATTATCACTTCCGTCTCTTGTAATGCTCAGCAAGGCAGTGAAACGGAAACTGCTCCTGATTTTTACGGGTATCGTTACGGTAGGGATTATTCTTGTGGGATATCTCTTTAACGCCGGGGCATGGTTTTTTCTTTCCTAG
- a CDS encoding thioredoxin family protein, which produces MEIKVIGAGCKECDTLYANTLEAAKELKVSVTVEKVEDLMEIVRLGVMAAPSLMVDGKVIVKGQVLSTAKLVEKLKKCANEA; this is translated from the coding sequence ATGGAAATTAAAGTAATTGGTGCAGGATGTAAAGAATGTGATACACTCTATGCAAATACACTGGAGGCAGCAAAAGAACTGAAAGTATCTGTTACGGTAGAGAAGGTGGAAGACCTGATGGAGATTGTAAGGCTTGGAGTAATGGCGGCTCCGTCTCTAATGGTAGATGGAAAAGTGATTGTCAAAGGTCAAGTGCTTTCCACAGCAAAGCTTGTTGAAAAATTGAAAAAATGTGCAAACGAAGCATAG
- a CDS encoding GTP-binding protein, whose translation MEEMRTKLYILTGFLGSGKTTLLQNVLRTLEGKKIGIIQNELGKLGIDGEILRDDDIKMVEINRGSIFCSCLKLSFVQALAEMSAYDFDYLFVESSGFGDPSNVKEILRAAAQICEKQYDYSGTICLADAVNFEEQIEKEEGVYRQIKHAHAVVITKVDLVDMDVLLRLKQKIREINPVCRIGISSMNDLYAEFLQEDLMQFDWAEEEETTNSIETKPKTLFMNFEGEVDREKLEAFLEMIQNDVHRVKGFFRLSNEGWNQIDVVGKLIDYKPCEAKETSQLVFISKIGPTLIKELFHAWEQTVGVPMQLRN comes from the coding sequence ATGGAAGAGATGAGAACAAAGTTATATATTTTGACCGGATTTCTTGGTTCCGGCAAGACAACGCTGCTTCAGAATGTATTGCGGACACTGGAAGGAAAGAAGATCGGAATCATTCAGAATGAGCTTGGGAAACTGGGCATTGACGGAGAAATTTTAAGAGACGATGATATTAAAATGGTTGAAATTAACCGGGGATCTATTTTCTGCTCCTGTCTGAAGCTGTCCTTTGTACAGGCACTTGCAGAAATGTCAGCCTATGACTTTGACTATCTGTTTGTAGAAAGTTCAGGATTCGGTGATCCATCCAATGTGAAAGAGATTTTAAGGGCAGCAGCACAGATTTGTGAAAAACAGTATGATTACAGCGGAACAATCTGTCTGGCAGATGCGGTGAATTTTGAAGAACAGATTGAGAAAGAAGAAGGTGTTTACCGTCAGATTAAGCATGCCCATGCAGTTGTCATTACGAAAGTGGATTTGGTCGATATGGATGTGCTTCTAAGACTCAAACAGAAAATTCGGGAGATCAATCCGGTATGCCGTATTGGTATCAGTTCGATGAATGATCTTTATGCAGAGTTTTTACAGGAAGATCTGATGCAGTTCGATTGGGCAGAAGAGGAAGAAACGACAAACTCCATCGAGACAAAGCCAAAAACATTGTTTATGAATTTTGAAGGAGAAGTTGACAGGGAGAAGCTGGAAGCGTTTCTGGAAATGATCCAAAATGATGTACACAGGGTAAAAGGATTTTTCCGATTAAGCAACGAAGGATGGAATCAGATTGATGTGGTAGGAAAACTTATTGATTATAAACCGTGTGAAGCGAAGGAAACATCACAGCTTGTGTTTATTTCTAAGATCGGTCCAACTTTGATCAAAGAATTATTTCATGCATGGGAGCAGACGGTCGGTGTTCCGATGCAGCTTCGCAATTAG
- the ytvI gene encoding sporulation integral membrane protein YtvI, translated as MENKRPYWKVAVSLAASLIATSIVIVAGVKLLSFFLPFVIGWLIALLAYRPVCWLETRLKMKKKFGSALIVVGVLAAIVLLLYWGISKLVVEVGRFAQDVPTMYQDLEMGLRQIGNDLAGLYERLPEGIQNGWQNMVENLDSYMGTLISAISEPTVEAAGNLAKRIPSMLVTVIVTIMSAYFFIVDRDEVLQWLIRVSPESIRKRMAMVSHNFRYAIGGYFRAQLKIMAVVGVIVFLGLTIMGVNYTILLAILIAVVDMLPFFGTGTILIPWIIYKFMVGGYKMAAGLLILYIVTQVVRQVIQPKLVGDSMGLNPIVTLVLLYIGYKVGSVVGLLLAVPIGMIVINMVKAGAFDYIIDDVKILAEGILSLRE; from the coding sequence GTGGAAAACAAACGTCCATACTGGAAGGTGGCGGTAAGTCTTGCCGCCAGTCTGATCGCAACCAGCATTGTAATTGTGGCGGGAGTAAAGCTTTTGAGCTTTTTTCTTCCGTTTGTGATTGGCTGGCTGATCGCACTTTTGGCATACCGGCCGGTATGCTGGTTGGAAACAAGGTTAAAAATGAAAAAGAAATTCGGTTCAGCTCTGATTGTTGTAGGAGTGTTGGCAGCCATTGTACTTTTACTGTACTGGGGGATTTCGAAACTTGTTGTGGAGGTGGGGCGTTTTGCCCAGGATGTACCGACCATGTATCAGGATCTGGAAATGGGACTGCGGCAGATTGGAAATGACCTGGCAGGGCTTTATGAACGTCTGCCGGAAGGAATCCAGAATGGCTGGCAAAATATGGTGGAGAATCTTGACAGCTATATGGGAACGCTAATCAGCGCTATCAGCGAGCCGACCGTAGAAGCAGCCGGAAATCTTGCTAAGCGGATTCCGTCCATGCTTGTTACGGTAATCGTAACAATTATGTCAGCGTATTTCTTTATTGTAGACAGAGACGAAGTACTTCAATGGTTGATCCGTGTATCGCCGGAGTCTATTCGTAAGAGGATGGCGATGGTAAGTCACAATTTCAGATATGCCATTGGAGGATATTTCCGGGCACAGCTGAAAATTATGGCAGTTGTTGGAGTGATTGTATTTTTGGGACTGACGATTATGGGAGTGAATTATACAATCCTTTTGGCGATTCTTATTGCAGTTGTCGATATGCTGCCATTTTTTGGTACAGGTACGATTTTGATTCCGTGGATTATTTATAAGTTTATGGTTGGCGGTTATAAAATGGCAGCAGGACTGTTGATTTTATATATTGTGACACAAGTTGTACGCCAGGTAATTCAGCCAAAGCTTGTGGGAGACAGTATGGGCTTGAATCCGATTGTGACGTTAGTATTACTCTATATTGGATATAAAGTCGGAAGTGTAGTCGGACTTCTTCTGGCAGTTCCGATTGGCATGATTGTGATTAATATGGTAAAGGCAGGAGCTTTTGACTATATTATTGATGATGTGAAAATTCTTGCAGAAGGAATCTTGAGCCTGCGGGAATAA
- a CDS encoding YihA family ribosome biogenesis GTP-binding protein: protein MVIKSVNLETVCGITSTLPQNDKIEVAFAGKSNVGKSSLINALLNRKSLARVSATPGKTQTINFYNINEEMYLVDLPGYGYAKVSEQEKIQWGKLIERYLNKSQQLKAVFLLVDIRHAPSANDAMMYEWIVSQGYHPIIIATKLDKIKRSQIAKNVKILKEGLHLVPGTKVIPFSSETKQGRDEVWELIEREFLNKAEVE from the coding sequence ATGGTTATAAAAAGTGTAAATCTTGAGACAGTGTGCGGAATTACGAGTACACTTCCTCAGAATGATAAGATTGAAGTTGCATTTGCAGGAAAATCAAATGTAGGGAAATCCTCTTTGATTAACGCCCTTTTAAACAGAAAGTCTTTGGCGAGAGTATCTGCCACACCGGGAAAGACACAGACAATTAATTTCTATAATATCAATGAAGAAATGTATCTTGTAGACCTTCCGGGTTATGGATATGCAAAGGTATCTGAACAGGAAAAGATTCAATGGGGAAAACTGATCGAACGCTATTTAAACAAATCCCAGCAGTTAAAAGCAGTATTCCTGCTTGTGGATATCCGTCATGCGCCTTCGGCAAATGATGCAATGATGTATGAGTGGATTGTGAGTCAGGGATATCATCCGATTATTATTGCTACAAAGCTTGATAAAATCAAGCGGAGCCAGATTGCAAAGAATGTAAAGATTCTAAAAGAAGGTCTGCATCTTGTTCCGGGAACAAAAGTCATTCCATTTTCTTCTGAGACAAAACAGGGAAGAGACGAAGTGTGGGAATTGATTGAGAGGGAGTTTTTAAACAAAGCAGAGGTGGAGTAA
- the lon gene encoding endopeptidase La translates to MSEQKKILPAVALRGMTVMPEMVVHFDISRERSVKAVQEAMLNDQTVFLVTQKKIDTDTPDQEELYSVGIIAKVKQVLKMPKNVLRVLVTGEQRARLVKLEQTEPYLTAEITPLEDYVPDLGSPVNIEGMIRGLKDLFMEYGAKSPRITKELAARIVAIKDLKELIEQISANLPLQYEELQQLLNEDDLMKRYEMLSLKLATETQIMDIKEEIQYKVKERIDQHQKEYILREQLKLIREELGDEAALSDAEEFEEATERLEAPEEVKEKLKKEIKRFKNTIGSTAENGVIRTYIETMLEMPWNRAAKDSTDLKFAKQVLEEDHYGLEEVKDRILDFLAVRALTKKGDSPILCLVGPPGTGKTSIARSLARALKKPYVRISLGGVRDEAEIRGHRKTYVGAMPGRIANGLRSAGVKNPVMLLDEIDKVSTDYKGDTFSALLEVLDGEQNVKFRDHYLEVPVDLSEVLFITTANTLQTIPRPLLDRMEVIEISSYTENEKMHIATEHLVPKQIEKNGLLPEQLRISKNALWKIAESYTKEAGVRQLERLIGTIARKTAREIMEQNKKTVRVTEQNLTHYLGKEKYHTQMKNDTDEIGIVRGLAWTSVGGDTLQIEVNVMPGKGEIQLTGQLGDVMKESARTGISYIRSISESQGISEDFFEKHDIHIHIPEGAVPKDGPSAGITMATAIFSAVTERKIRADLAMTGEITLRGRVLPIGGLKEKLLAAKQAGMKTVLVPKENQPDVEELSQEITKGLEIIPVSQMKEVLEKALVQ, encoded by the coding sequence ATGAGTGAGCAAAAAAAGATCCTGCCGGCGGTGGCGCTGCGCGGGATGACGGTGATGCCGGAAATGGTGGTACATTTTGACATCAGCCGTGAGCGGTCTGTAAAGGCCGTTCAGGAAGCGATGCTTAATGACCAGACGGTATTTCTCGTGACACAGAAAAAAATAGATACCGACACACCGGATCAGGAAGAGCTTTACAGTGTCGGGATTATTGCGAAAGTAAAGCAAGTATTAAAAATGCCGAAAAACGTTCTCAGAGTACTTGTAACCGGAGAACAGAGGGCGCGGCTTGTAAAATTAGAGCAGACAGAGCCGTATCTGACTGCAGAGATTACGCCGTTGGAAGATTATGTTCCGGATCTTGGCAGTCCGGTAAATATTGAAGGAATGATCCGCGGGTTAAAAGATCTGTTTATGGAATATGGAGCGAAAAGTCCTCGGATTACGAAAGAGCTGGCTGCAAGAATTGTGGCAATCAAAGACTTAAAAGAACTGATCGAGCAGATTTCAGCAAACCTTCCGCTTCAGTATGAAGAACTTCAGCAGCTTTTGAATGAAGACGATTTGATGAAGCGCTATGAGATGCTGTCGCTGAAGCTTGCCACAGAGACGCAGATTATGGATATTAAAGAAGAGATCCAATACAAAGTAAAGGAGCGGATTGACCAGCATCAAAAAGAATATATTCTTCGGGAACAGTTAAAGTTGATCCGGGAGGAACTGGGCGATGAGGCAGCGCTGTCAGATGCGGAAGAATTCGAGGAAGCAACTGAGCGGCTGGAAGCTCCGGAGGAAGTCAAAGAGAAGCTGAAAAAGGAAATTAAACGGTTTAAAAATACAATCGGGAGTACCGCGGAGAACGGTGTCATCCGAACATATATTGAAACGATGCTTGAGATGCCGTGGAATCGGGCAGCCAAAGACAGCACAGATCTTAAGTTTGCAAAACAGGTTCTGGAAGAAGACCACTATGGACTGGAAGAAGTGAAAGACAGAATTTTGGATTTTCTTGCAGTTCGTGCCTTGACGAAAAAGGGAGACAGTCCGATTCTTTGCCTTGTGGGACCGCCGGGAACCGGAAAGACGTCCATCGCCAGATCACTTGCAAGAGCATTAAAGAAGCCGTATGTGCGTATTTCACTTGGCGGCGTCAGAGATGAAGCGGAAATTCGCGGACACAGAAAAACTTATGTGGGAGCAATGCCGGGAAGAATTGCCAATGGTCTTAGAAGCGCCGGAGTAAAAAATCCGGTCATGTTATTGGATGAAATCGATAAAGTCAGCACAGACTATAAGGGCGACACATTTTCTGCATTGTTGGAAGTTCTTGATGGAGAACAGAATGTGAAGTTCCGGGATCATTATCTGGAGGTTCCGGTAGATTTGTCAGAAGTATTATTTATTACGACGGCAAATACACTGCAGACGATTCCAAGACCGCTGCTTGACCGTATGGAAGTAATTGAAATCAGCAGCTATACAGAAAATGAAAAAATGCATATTGCAACAGAGCATCTTGTGCCAAAGCAGATTGAGAAAAACGGTCTTTTGCCGGAGCAGTTGAGAATTAGCAAAAATGCGCTTTGGAAAATTGCCGAAAGTTATACAAAAGAAGCAGGAGTACGTCAATTGGAACGGCTGATCGGAACGATTGCAAGGAAAACAGCGCGAGAAATTATGGAACAGAACAAGAAGACCGTTCGCGTAACAGAACAGAATCTGACACATTATCTTGGCAAAGAAAAATATCATACGCAAATGAAAAACGATACGGATGAGATTGGTATTGTGCGCGGGCTTGCATGGACAAGCGTCGGTGGAGATACGCTTCAGATTGAGGTAAATGTAATGCCGGGAAAGGGAGAAATCCAACTGACAGGACAGCTTGGAGATGTAATGAAAGAATCTGCCAGAACCGGAATCAGCTATATCCGTTCGATCAGCGAGAGCCAGGGAATCTCAGAAGACTTTTTTGAAAAGCATGATATTCATATTCACATTCCGGAAGGTGCAGTGCCGAAGGATGGACCGTCTGCCGGAATCACTATGGCAACAGCGATTTTTTCGGCGGTAACTGAGCGGAAAATCAGAGCAGATCTGGCGATGACAGGAGAAATCACGCTGAGAGGGCGCGTCCTTCCGATCGGTGGATTGAAGGAGAAGCTTTTGGCAGCAAAACAGGCTGGAATGAAGACAGTGCTTGTACCGAAGGAAAATCAGCCGGATGTTGAAGAATTGTCACAGGAAATAACAAAGGGATTGGAAATTATTCCTGTCTCTCAGATGAAGGAAGTGCTGGAAAAGGCACTTGTACAATAG
- the clpX gene encoding ATP-dependent Clp protease ATP-binding subunit ClpX, with the protein MAAKIGDTVRCSFCNKPQSQVRKLIAGPNNIFICDECVEICSEIIEEEFEYEEDNIFDDINLMKPEEIKAFLDDYVIGQDEAKKVLAVSVYNHYKRIMAERDLGVELQKSNILLLGPTGCGKTMLAQTLARMLNVPFAIADATALTEAGYVGEDVENILLKLIQAADGDIQRAEYGIIYLDEIDKITRKSENPSITRDVSGEGVQQALLKILEGTVASVPPQGGRKHPHQELMQIDTTNILFICGGAFEGIDKIIETRTDKKSIGFQAEVGSKLSRDMDTVLKEVMPQDLVKFGMIPEFVGRVPVVVTLDLLDREALLRILQEPKNSIVKQYQKLMELDGVKLEFTQEALEAIADITISRKTGARGLRAIMEKAMMDTMYKVPSNENISYCRITKAAVEGTGEPEYSPTAVAAGESA; encoded by the coding sequence ATGGCAGCGAAAATAGGAGACACTGTGAGATGTTCTTTTTGCAACAAACCACAGTCCCAGGTCAGAAAACTAATTGCGGGACCGAATAACATATTTATCTGTGATGAGTGTGTGGAAATATGTTCCGAGATTATTGAAGAAGAATTTGAATACGAAGAAGATAATATTTTCGATGATATTAATCTGATGAAACCGGAAGAAATCAAAGCATTTCTTGATGATTATGTCATCGGACAGGATGAGGCAAAGAAGGTTCTGGCAGTTTCAGTGTATAATCATTATAAGCGGATTATGGCGGAGCGGGATCTCGGTGTAGAACTTCAAAAGAGCAATATCCTTTTGCTTGGACCGACAGGATGCGGTAAGACAATGCTGGCGCAGACGCTGGCAAGAATGCTTAACGTACCGTTTGCAATTGCAGATGCAACTGCACTGACAGAGGCTGGCTATGTTGGAGAAGATGTGGAGAACATTCTTCTGAAACTGATCCAGGCAGCAGACGGCGATATCCAGCGTGCAGAATATGGAATTATTTATCTGGATGAGATTGATAAGATTACAAGAAAATCCGAAAATCCATCTATCACAAGAGATGTATCCGGTGAAGGTGTGCAGCAGGCGCTTTTAAAGATTCTCGAGGGAACTGTTGCATCAGTTCCTCCGCAGGGAGGAAGAAAGCATCCGCATCAGGAACTTATGCAGATTGATACGACAAATATTCTGTTTATCTGTGGTGGAGCATTTGAAGGAATTGATAAGATCATTGAGACGAGAACAGATAAGAAGTCCATTGGATTCCAGGCGGAAGTCGGATCGAAACTGTCGAGAGATATGGACACAGTCTTGAAAGAAGTGATGCCGCAGGATCTTGTGAAATTCGGAATGATTCCGGAGTTCGTAGGACGTGTTCCGGTTGTTGTGACACTGGATCTTCTTGACCGGGAGGCACTGCTTCGGATTCTTCAGGAGCCGAAGAATTCTATCGTGAAGCAGTATCAGAAGCTGATGGAGCTTGACGGTGTAAAACTTGAGTTTACACAGGAAGCGCTGGAAGCGATTGCAGATATCACAATTTCCAGAAAGACCGGAGCAAGGGGACTTCGGGCAATTATGGAGAAGGCGATGATGGATACCATGTATAAAGTACCGTCAAATGAAAATATCAGTTATTGCCGAATTACAAAGGCTGCTGTAGAAGGAACAGGAGAACCGGAATATTCTCCGACAGCAGTAGCAGCAGGCGAAAGCGCATAA
- the clpP gene encoding ATP-dependent Clp endopeptidase proteolytic subunit ClpP — MSVIPYVIEQNSRGERSYDIYSRLLKERIIFLGEEVTDGLASVIVAQLLFLEAEDPDKDIHMYINSPGGSVTAGMAIYDTMQYIKCDVSTMCMGMAASMGSFLLSGGTKGKRLALPNAEIMIHQPSGGAQGQATEIQIAAEHIIKTRHKLNTILAANTGQPLEVIQRDTERDNFMSAQEAKEYGLIDEVVTSR, encoded by the coding sequence ATGAGCGTAATTCCTTATGTCATTGAACAAAACAGCCGCGGAGAGCGTTCTTACGATATTTATTCCAGACTGTTAAAAGAGCGTATTATTTTTCTTGGAGAGGAAGTAACAGATGGATTGGCGAGCGTAATTGTGGCGCAGCTCCTGTTTCTGGAAGCAGAAGATCCGGATAAGGATATTCATATGTATATTAACAGTCCGGGAGGATCTGTTACAGCAGGAATGGCAATTTATGATACAATGCAGTACATCAAATGTGATGTATCTACAATGTGTATGGGAATGGCCGCAAGTATGGGCTCTTTCCTGCTGTCAGGCGGTACAAAAGGAAAGCGTCTTGCACTTCCGAATGCAGAGATTATGATCCATCAGCCATCCGGCGGTGCGCAGGGACAGGCAACAGAGATTCAGATCGCTGCAGAACATATTATTAAAACCCGTCATAAGTTAAACACAATTCTGGCTGCAAATACGGGACAGCCGCTGGAGGTAATCCAGAGAGATACAGAGCGCGATAATTTCATGAGCGCTCAGGAAGCAAAAGAGTATGGATTGATTGACGAAGTTGTTACAAGTCGTTAA